A window of the Pseudomonadales bacterium genome harbors these coding sequences:
- the arfB gene encoding aminoacyl-tRNA hydrolase — protein sequence MLYISADIQLADWEIQFQAIRAQGAGGQHVNKVSTAVQLRFDIHRSSLPARYKRNLLALRDSRINQHGVIIIKAQSHRSQTANKDEALARLKALIIKANQRQKPRLATRPTRGAVRRRLHAKKQQAEKKAQRQKPVL from the coding sequence ATGCTTTATATTTCTGCCGACATTCAGCTTGCCGATTGGGAGATACAGTTTCAAGCCATCAGGGCACAGGGTGCGGGCGGCCAACATGTTAATAAGGTCTCGACCGCGGTTCAGCTGCGCTTTGATATTCACCGCTCTAGTTTGCCAGCACGCTATAAACGCAATCTACTGGCCCTGCGCGATAGTCGGATTAATCAGCACGGGGTTATTATTATTAAAGCGCAGTCTCATCGCAGCCAAACGGCCAATAAAGACGAAGCGCTGGCGCGATTAAAGGCCTTAATAATCAAAGCAAATCAGCGGCAAAAGCCGCGTCTGGCAACGCGGCCTACTCGAGGTGCAGTGCGGCGACGCCTGCATGCCAAAAAACAGCAGGCCGAAAAGAAAGCGCAGCGTCAAAAACCCGTGCTGTAG
- the yghU gene encoding glutathione-dependent disulfide-bond oxidoreductase: MSKPYQLPKVWTWNADNGGEFANINRPEAGATFQQPLPRGKHPLQLYSMGTPNGVKVTILLEELLALGESAAEYDAFLINITEGDQFSSGFVDANPNSKIPALIDTQASDGQGELAVFESAAILLYLGEKFQQFIPTDFRQRQAMHNWLFWQMASTPFLGGGFGHFYAYAPEKFEYPIDRYSMEVKRQLDVLDKHLAKQAYLAGDQYSLADMATYPWYGELVIGSLYQAQTFLSVDQYQHVKRWAESIAARPAVQLGRKINVFWGDEAEQIRERH, encoded by the coding sequence ATGAGCAAACCCTATCAATTGCCTAAAGTATGGACTTGGAACGCCGACAACGGCGGTGAGTTCGCCAATATTAATCGCCCCGAGGCCGGTGCCACTTTTCAACAGCCCTTACCGCGCGGTAAACACCCACTGCAGCTCTACTCAATGGGCACGCCGAACGGGGTCAAAGTCACCATCCTGCTTGAAGAGCTATTAGCGCTCGGCGAAAGCGCTGCCGAATACGACGCGTTTTTAATTAATATTACCGAAGGCGATCAGTTCAGCAGCGGTTTTGTCGACGCCAATCCCAACTCAAAAATACCCGCCCTGATTGATACACAAGCCAGTGATGGTCAAGGTGAGTTAGCGGTATTTGAATCGGCCGCCATTCTGCTGTATCTGGGTGAAAAATTTCAGCAGTTTATTCCTACCGACTTTCGACAGCGTCAGGCGATGCACAACTGGCTATTTTGGCAAATGGCCAGCACACCGTTTTTAGGCGGTGGCTTTGGGCATTTCTATGCCTATGCGCCTGAGAAATTTGAATACCCGATTGATCGTTACAGCATGGAAGTAAAACGGCAACTGGATGTGTTAGATAAACACCTCGCCAAACAAGCCTACCTCGCAGGCGACCAATACAGCCTAGCCGATATGGCAACCTACCCTTGGTACGGTGAACTGGTCATCGGCTCGCTCTATCAGGCGCAAACTTTTCTCTCGGTTGATCAATACCAACACGTCAAGCGCTGGGCCGAATCGATCGCAGCCAGACCTGCGGTGCAGCTTGGCCGAAAAATTAACGTGTTTTGGGGCGACGAAGCCGAGCAAATACGCGAGCGCCATTAA
- a CDS encoding TIGR03643 family protein has translation MTTKANTDSFTADEISRIIEMAWEDRTSFEAIEAQFALAEASVIQLMRRELKPSSFRLWRARVSGRKTKHLQQRSKAVNRFVCPSQYKRH, from the coding sequence ACGAAAGCTAATACAGACTCTTTTACTGCCGACGAGATTTCGCGCATTATCGAAATGGCCTGGGAAGATCGCACCTCGTTCGAAGCCATCGAAGCGCAATTTGCTCTGGCTGAGGCGTCGGTCATTCAGCTGATGCGGCGTGAGCTTAAGCCAAGCAGCTTTAGATTATGGCGCGCCCGTGTTAGCGGTCGCAAAACCAAACATCTGCAGCAGCGCAGCAAGGCGGTTAATCGCTTTGTCTGCCCCAGTCAATACAAGCGCCATTAG